From the Methanocaldococcus fervens AG86 genome, the window AGAACAGGTTTCTCAAAACTGCCAGTTGTTGATAAAGAAAATAATTTAGTTGGAATTATATCAAATATGGACGTTATTAGGTCTCAAATAGAAAAAACCACACCTACAAAGTTGGAAAACATAGTTAAGACTTACAAAAACTTAGGATATAATCTAAAAGTTAAGAAGGAAGAAATTGATGTTAATAAATTAAGACCTACACAGAATAAAATCCACGCCGATGAGTTGGTTGGTAGAATGTATGAGCTAAAAAAAGGTTTAGCAGAACCTATAATTGCAATAAAAACAAAGAGGGGAGATTATTATATATTAGTTGATGGGCATCATAGGGCAGTTGCTGCATACAAACTGGGGCTGCCAAAGTTAGATGCCTACGTAATTTATTTAGATACTGACAAAAAACCTGGCATAGAAAAGACAGCAGAGGCTATGAATTTAAAATCTCTGAAAGATGTTAAGGTTATCGACAGCGATGATGAAAACTGTGTTAAAGTAATAAAATACAATAAAAAAGGATATTGGGGTAATCATGATAGTCAAAGGAATTAGAGGAGCTAAAATAAGCAACGATATTTTTAATTTAGATCTAGAATTTCAAATTTTGAATGCCGATTTGATAGCCACAAAAAAACATGTCTTACATGCTATAAATCAGGCAAAAACAAAAAAACCGATAGCAAGGAATTTTTGGATGGAGATATTGGTTAGAGCTTCTGGGCAGAGGCAAATACACGAAGCAATAAAAATTATTGGTGCTAAAGATGGAAATGTTTGTTTAATATGCGAAGATGAGGAGATATTCAAAAAGATTCATGAGCTTATCGGTGGAGAAATAGATGACTCTATCTTAGAAATTAATGAGGATAAGGAAAGATTAATTAGAGAAGTTTTTGGTATTAAAGGATTTGGAAATGTTGTTGAAAGAGTTTTGGAAAAGATAGCTTTAATTGAGCTGAAGAAGGAGTAAGGTGAAAACATGAAGATTATTGATGGTGGAATTGTAGCTCCAAAAGGATTTAAGGCAAATGGATACAAAGAGGGCAAGTATGGGGTTGCTATAATTGTGTCTGAAAAAGAGGCAGTAGGTGCTGGAACATTTACAACAAACAAAGTTGTAGCTCACCCAGTAGTCTTATCAAGAGAGCTAATAAAAAATAAAGATAAATTTAGGGCTATAGTTGCAAATAGTGGAAATGCCAACTGTTTTACAAAAGATGGATTGGAAGACGCTAAGGAGATGCAGAGATTAGTTGCCGAGCTTTTTAATATTAACGAAGATGATGTTTTAGTAGCCTCAACTGGTGTTATTGGAAGAAAGATGAACATGGAAATAATAAGAGATAGAATAAATAAAGTTTATAATTTAATTAAGGAGGAAAATAGCTCAATAAATGCAGCTAAGGCAATAATGACAACGGATACAAAGCCAAAAGAGATAGCTGTAGAGTTTGAAGTTAATGGAAAGGTTGTTAGAGTTGGAGGGATAGCGAAAGGAGCTGGAATGATAGCTCCAAACATGTTACATGCAACAATGCTCTGCTTCATAACAACAGACATAGAGATTGATAAAGAAAGCTTAACAACTGTTTTACAAAAAGTAGTTGATAAGACATTCAACAACATATCCGTTGATGGAGATACTTCAACAAACGATACTGTATTTATTTTAGCTAATGGATTGAGTGGAGTTAATTACAAAGAGTGTAAGGAGGAGTTTGAAAATGCTTTATTGTTTGTTTGTAGAGAGCTTGCTAAGATGATTGTTAAAGATGGGGAGGGAGCTACTAAGTTTATGGAAGTTGTGGTTAGAGGAGCTAAAAGTGAAGAAGATGCTGTAAAAGCCTCAAAAGCTATTGTTAATTCCCTATTGGTCAAAACTGCTGTTTTTGGAGGAGATCCAAACTGGGGCAGGATTGTTGCAGCTGTAGGATACAGTGGAGCAGATTTTAATCCAGAAATTGTTGATGTTTTATTGAGTAATTATGAAGATGAAGTTTATTTGGTTAAAGATGGGGTTCCATTAGCTGATGAAGGAACTGCAGAGTTAAAAAAAGCTGAAGAGATTATGAAAAGTGATGAAATAAAAATAGTCGTTGATTTAAAAATGGGAGAGTTTGAAAATATCTGCTATGGATGTGATTTAAGCTACGAATATGTTAGGATAAATGCTGAATACACAACTTAAATATACATATATATTTTTAGCCCTCGTATAAAACCTGTTCCTCTTCAATTCTCCTTAATTCTGCTTCATTTACTGCTTTTTCGTGTTCTTTATCTCCTTTCTTTCCTTTAAGTCTTCGTGAGAGATTTAACAAAGCGTTTTCCTGACCATAGCAAACCAACACATCTCCCGGTTTAATTAAAGTATCCCCCCTTGGAGAACCAATGTATTTCTCCTCATTCTTAACTTTCCTATAGATGCCGAGAACTAAAATTCCTTCTTTACTTAATTCGAGGTCTTTTAAAGTTCTGTTGGCTAACCAACTATTTTTCTTAACCCTAATTTGAGATATTGAGTAGCCGTGAATTATGCCAAGTAGTTGGTTATAGTCGTAAATCCTAAGTTGAGGAAAGGTTCTTTGAAGAAAATATCTAATCCACTTTTTCATCCATCTCTCGACTCTTTTGGATGTAAAAACTATATAGAGCGTTCCAAGGCTGATGGCTAAGATTATTAAATAGCTGGTAGCCTCTGCCTTACTACTTCCTACAAAAGTCAGTACAAGTGTTGCTATTGCTGATGATATACCTGCATTACCCAATAAAATTAAAATTCTGATTATCTTCCTTCTTACTGGATGTGAAACGACATATTCACTTTCGGCAGTTGTAAATCCTGCTCCAGTAAATGCTGATTGAGCTTGAAACGCTGCCACATCCTTTGAAAGACCCGTCATTTCAAGGGCTGTGGCACCTATTCTAATTATTATCAAGGAAAGTGTTATCACCAAGATAAGGGAGATAAGAGCCATCATAAAACTTCCCCTCGCCAAATAGCAATAAATTATTGGAAATCTTCTTAAAAAAGATATCTAAGAAATAAGAATATAATCTAAAACTAAGACTAAATGTAAGTCAAAAAAGTTTTGTTTAAAAGTTTTACTCAATTTTAACTGCATGAGCACACTTTTCAGCCAATTCCCTCGCTTTTTCTACAGAATCTGCATAAGCTAAAGCAACACCCATTCTTCTGCCAATTTTTGCATTTGGCTTACCAAACAATCTCAACTTCGTATTTGGAACCTTTAAAGCTTCCTCTATGTAGTATTTTGGAGCGTATTTATTTATCTCAGCTTTTATTACATGACTTGCTCCTGGATGAATGAGTTTTGTAGAGACCGGAAGACCCAAAATAGCCCTAACGTGAATTTCAAACTCACTCATCTCCTGAGTTATCATTGTAACCATTCCAGTATCGTGAGGCCTTGGAGAAACCTCGCTAAATATAACCTCATCTTCTTTAACAAACAACTCAACTCCAAAAATTCCATACCCTCCTAAAGCATCAGTTACTTTCTTAGCTATTTTCTGGGCTTGCTCTTTCAACTCATCAGACATGTTGTGGGGCTGCCAACTTTCATGATAATCTCCATCTATTTGAATATGTCCAATTGGCTCACAAAACTTTGTTCCTTCAGCAGTTCTTGCAGTTAATAAGGTTATCTCATAATCAAAGTTTATAAACTCCTCAACAATAACTCTATTCCCTAAACCTCTTGCCCCTTCTTTAGCAGTTATCCAAGCTTTCTCAATATCTTCTTCTCTTCTAATAATACTCTGCCCTTTTCCAGATGAAGACATGATAGGCTTGACAACACATGGTAAGCCAATGTTTTCAACAGCATCTCTCAACTCATCCAAAGAATCTGCAAAGGCATATTTAGCGGTTCTCAACCCCAATTTTTCAGCAGCTAATCTCCTAATTAACTCCCTATTCATGGTTATTTTTGTAGCTTCAGCTGTTGGAACTACATTGTAACCCATTTTTTCAGCATCTATTAATGCATCTGTATTTATTGCCTCAATTTCTGGAACAATGTAATCTGGCTTCTCCCTCTCAATAACTGCCATCAACGCATCATAATCCTTCATATCAATAACATAACTTCTATGTGCCACTTGCATAGCTGGGGCGTTTTGATACCTATCAACTGCTATACACTCCACACCTAATCTTTGAGCTTCAATAACAACCTCTTTTCCTAATTCGCCACTCCCTAACAACAAAAATTTTACACTACCTTTTAAAAGAGGAGTTCCAATTGCCATATATTCCACCACAAAATTTACATCAAAATTATAATAGTTAATCTTCAAAATTATCATTTATTATATTTTTGCATTGAAATAAAAAAAGATAATCTAAAAATTATCTTCCCCAGAATATGTTGTTTGTTAGTTTTTGCATCAATTCCATGTATTTTAATAACGCCTCTTTTTCATCACTTCTCAACCTATCCATATACTTATGGTAGAGCTCTCTAACGTGGTTTTCTGGAACCGCAACATACATATAATCTCCTTCATCAACATGCCTCTTTAATACAACTCTTCCATCTATAGCTATTGAAACAGCTTTTCCTGCCTTTGCTTCTCTAACATTCTCCCCTCTATCTTTTATCTCCCTAACATATCCTAATTGCATTCCATCCTCTCTCATTAATGGAGCTCCAACTCTCAAAGTTCCATATAGAACTTCAACCCCACAAATTGCAGGGTCTTTCTGCCTAAATATACAGTCAGGTAAAATCCTAACAATAGCTGGCTTAATAAGTTTTTCAAACTCTTCATATTTGATTCTCTCCTCTTCTTTTTTAACCCATTCTGTAAAGTCCTCAACCAACTTGTAAATAATATTATCTACAAATACTTTTATTCCATACTTCTCAATCTCTTTCTGAGCTTCAGGCAAAATCTTTACATTAAATGCAACTATCGCCCCATACAATGGATTACTCTGCTTGTATGAGGCAACTTCAATAACATCCTTCTTAGTTACATCTCCAACCTCTGCCTTTTTAATCTTAACTCCTGCCTTTCTTAGCTCATTAGCCAATGCCTCCAATGAACCAAGAGTATCTGCTTTTATTAAGATACCTTCATCATCAACCTCTATCTTTGCCTCCTCAAC encodes:
- a CDS encoding CBS domain-containing ParB/RepB/Spo0J family partition protein produces the protein MSVKVSEYMTKKVVTVSKDNTVKDVIKLLKETGHNSFPVVEDGKLVGIVSVHDIVGKDDNEKVENVMTKREDMVVTHPEANIMDVGRIMFRTGFSKLPVVDKENNLVGIISNMDVIRSQIEKTTPTKLENIVKTYKNLGYNLKVKKEEIDVNKLRPTQNKIHADELVGRMYELKKGLAEPIIAIKTKRGDYYILVDGHHRAVAAYKLGLPKLDAYVIYLDTDKKPGIEKTAEAMNLKSLKDVKVIDSDDENCVKVIKYNKKGYWGNHDSQRN
- the cgi121 gene encoding KEOPS complex subunit Cgi121 — protein: MIVKGIRGAKISNDIFNLDLEFQILNADLIATKKHVLHAINQAKTKKPIARNFWMEILVRASGQRQIHEAIKIIGAKDGNVCLICEDEEIFKKIHELIGGEIDDSILEINEDKERLIREVFGIKGFGNVVERVLEKIALIELKKE
- the argJ gene encoding bifunctional ornithine acetyltransferase/N-acetylglutamate synthase, which gives rise to MKIIDGGIVAPKGFKANGYKEGKYGVAIIVSEKEAVGAGTFTTNKVVAHPVVLSRELIKNKDKFRAIVANSGNANCFTKDGLEDAKEMQRLVAELFNINEDDVLVASTGVIGRKMNMEIIRDRINKVYNLIKEENSSINAAKAIMTTDTKPKEIAVEFEVNGKVVRVGGIAKGAGMIAPNMLHATMLCFITTDIEIDKESLTTVLQKVVDKTFNNISVDGDTSTNDTVFILANGLSGVNYKECKEEFENALLFVCRELAKMIVKDGEGATKFMEVVVRGAKSEEDAVKASKAIVNSLLVKTAVFGGDPNWGRIVAAVGYSGADFNPEIVDVLLSNYEDEVYLVKDGVPLADEGTAELKKAEEIMKSDEIKIVVDLKMGEFENICYGCDLSYEYVRINAEYTT
- a CDS encoding TrkA C-terminal domain-containing protein, with product MMALISLILVITLSLIIIRIGATALEMTGLSKDVAAFQAQSAFTGAGFTTAESEYVVSHPVRRKIIRILILLGNAGISSAIATLVLTFVGSSKAEATSYLIILAISLGTLYIVFTSKRVERWMKKWIRYFLQRTFPQLRIYDYNQLLGIIHGYSISQIRVKKNSWLANRTLKDLELSKEGILVLGIYRKVKNEEKYIGSPRGDTLIKPGDVLVCYGQENALLNLSRRLKGKKGDKEHEKAVNEAELRRIEEEQVLYEG
- the purT gene encoding phosphoribosylglycinamide formyltransferase 2, which encodes MAIGTPLLKGSVKFLLLGSGELGKEVVIEAQRLGVECIAVDRYQNAPAMQVAHRSYVIDMKDYDALMAVIEREKPDYIVPEIEAINTDALIDAEKMGYNVVPTAEATKITMNRELIRRLAAEKLGLRTAKYAFADSLDELRDAVENIGLPCVVKPIMSSSGKGQSIIRREEDIEKAWITAKEGARGLGNRVIVEEFINFDYEITLLTARTAEGTKFCEPIGHIQIDGDYHESWQPHNMSDELKEQAQKIAKKVTDALGGYGIFGVELFVKEDEVIFSEVSPRPHDTGMVTMITQEMSEFEIHVRAILGLPVSTKLIHPGASHVIKAEINKYAPKYYIEEALKVPNTKLRLFGKPNAKIGRRMGVALAYADSVEKARELAEKCAHAVKIE